One window of the Leptospira koniambonensis genome contains the following:
- a CDS encoding nitrate/nitrite transporter — protein sequence MKKFREFLSIGHFPSLVSSFLYFDFSFMVWMLLAALGVFISEEFKLGPAQKGMLVSVPLLGGTLLRIPMGLLSDRYGSKIVGLCGMGVTMLTLLLGWKFAHTLPEVILVGLLLGTAGASFAVALPLASRWYPKEYQGLVMGIAGAGNSGSVIATFFAPDLARNFGWHAVFGIALIPLAFAFIFFLFFAKDCPGTISKKPLKQYLVPIKSRDALFFCLLYSVTFGGFVGIASFLPIFFHDQYGVDKVTTGFYTSYCILGASLVRPIGGYLSDKFGGVTVLLGVFAGVASCLIAVSWLPSVGIILPTFITLMIFLGLGNGSVFQLVPLRFSKEIGIITGFIGAFGGLGGFFVPNLLGSLKAISGTFSVGFVVLSVVVALSAFLLFLMNTYVWERNRKNESLELESA from the coding sequence ATGAAAAAATTTCGTGAATTTCTATCCATAGGTCACTTTCCATCGCTCGTGAGCTCCTTTCTATACTTTGACTTCAGCTTCATGGTATGGATGCTGCTTGCCGCTTTAGGCGTTTTTATTTCAGAAGAATTCAAATTAGGCCCTGCCCAAAAAGGTATGTTGGTTTCTGTTCCTTTACTAGGAGGAACATTATTAAGGATCCCAATGGGTCTACTCTCAGATCGTTACGGATCAAAGATCGTTGGTCTTTGTGGAATGGGCGTCACAATGCTCACTCTATTGCTCGGCTGGAAATTTGCTCATACTCTTCCTGAAGTTATCCTTGTTGGATTATTATTAGGAACTGCAGGAGCAAGCTTTGCAGTAGCTCTTCCTTTAGCTAGTAGATGGTATCCTAAAGAATACCAAGGCTTAGTGATGGGAATTGCAGGCGCTGGAAACAGCGGATCTGTGATCGCTACATTCTTCGCTCCTGATCTTGCAAGAAATTTTGGATGGCATGCTGTTTTCGGTATTGCTCTTATTCCTTTAGCTTTTGCTTTCATATTCTTCTTATTCTTTGCAAAAGATTGTCCTGGAACAATTTCTAAAAAGCCTTTAAAACAATATTTAGTACCAATCAAATCCAGAGATGCTTTATTCTTCTGTTTGCTGTATAGCGTAACGTTTGGTGGATTCGTAGGTATCGCAAGCTTCCTTCCTATCTTCTTCCATGACCAATACGGTGTGGATAAGGTCACCACAGGATTTTATACTTCTTATTGTATCTTAGGTGCAAGTTTAGTCCGCCCTATCGGTGGATATCTTTCTGATAAATTTGGCGGAGTAACAGTTCTACTCGGAGTATTCGCTGGAGTTGCTTCTTGCCTAATCGCGGTATCTTGGTTGCCTTCTGTAGGTATCATACTTCCTACCTTCATCACTTTAATGATCTTCTTAGGTTTAGGTAATGGTTCAGTATTCCAACTCGTTCCTCTTAGATTCAGCAAAGAGATCGGGATCATCACTGGGTTTATTGGAGCGTTCGGTGGTTTGGGAGGATTTTTCGTTCCGAATCTATTAGGAAGTTTGAAAGCGATTTCCGGGACCTTCTCCGTTGGATTCGTAGTATTATCCGTGGTGGTTGCGTTATCTGCCTTCCTTCTGTTCTTAATGAACACTTATGTTTGGGAAAGAAATAGAAAAAACGAATCCTTAGAATTGGAGTCGGCTTAA
- the coaD gene encoding pantetheine-phosphate adenylyltransferase, translated as MTRIAVYPGSFDPLTRGHLDILQRSIGLFDKVIIGVAVNSNKSFLFSIEERIEFIREATKGWENLEIDTFEGLTVDYCKKRGAKSIIRGLRAVTDFDYEYAISLMNRKLAPEVESIFLMSSNDYSFVSSTIVKEVARHGRDVSAQVPDHVSKALLKKLYNK; from the coding sequence ATGACAAGAATTGCTGTTTATCCTGGCTCCTTCGATCCTTTAACTAGAGGACATTTGGACATTCTCCAAAGGTCCATAGGTCTATTTGATAAAGTGATCATAGGTGTCGCGGTAAACTCCAATAAAAGTTTTCTTTTCTCCATCGAAGAAAGAATCGAATTCATCAGAGAAGCAACCAAAGGTTGGGAAAATCTGGAAATAGACACTTTCGAAGGACTAACAGTAGATTATTGTAAAAAGAGAGGAGCTAAAAGTATCATTAGAGGACTAAGAGCGGTCACTGACTTTGACTATGAATATGCGATTTCTCTAATGAACAGAAAACTTGCTCCTGAGGTAGAGTCAATCTTCCTAATGTCCTCAAACGACTATTCTTTCGTATCTTCTACAATCGTAAAAGAAGTAGCAAGGCATGGAAGAGACGTATCCGCTCAAGTACCGGATCACGTTAGCAAAGCATTACTTAAAAAATTATACAACAAGTAA
- a CDS encoding nitrate reductase, with amino-acid sequence MNTENGFRSTCSYCGVGCGVLIQKENETSFTVQGDPDHPANKGMLCSKGMNLHHTVLDTSDRLLHPMARNPKTGELQKTDWDSALGEIASRFKNLIKEYGPDSVGFYVSGQLLTEEYYVVNKLTKGFLNTNNIDTNSRLCMSSAVVGYKMSLGEDSVPISYDDIEIADCFLIAGANPAWCHPILFRRIEARKSSDPNVKIIVVDPRKTESCENADLHLQIIPGTDVLLFNAIARSLIETNSLDPNFINSHTEGFEDLKEKVFSISMKEYADSCGVPEESIREAASLISNSKGFLTLWAMGLNQSVVGVNKNLALINLNLITGKIGKPGSGPFSLTGQPNAMGGREVGGLCNLLPAHRNLADENHRKEVADFWGVESIRDKPGYSATEMFENLKNGKMKAIWIVCTNPTVSLPDARTVEAGLRNAELVVVQDISNRHESIPFAHYVLPAAGWTEKQGTMTNSDRRITYLPKIFNPPGDAKADTWILTEFAEKMGFGPSFNYKNEEEVFLEHCLLTKGTNLDIGGLDYSILQKRRSVQWPFPSKDHEGTPRLFSDGKFYRPGGKAKIHSVDPEDTSEKTNENFPLILTTGRIRDQWHTMTRTGKVRKLKEHKKEPYLEIHPIDAKEREIIEAQIVEVKNERGSVRVRATITESIRQGTVFLPMHWGRKNGNDEARANNLTSSKFDPFSKQPGFKISAVEVLPYKKPKEKILIIGGGNGTLAFLRKFRAISPDDEITVLCKEEHPFYNRILLPDLISGDKQFSQLSAVSEEEIESWNIEVKSSISVSEILPEGKKVRDTQGNLYSYNKLIIATGSRPSIPKYIPEKMLGIFSLRSKNDADRIKGFFVPNTHALIVGGGLLGLELAAALRTLHVNVTVLVRTDRLMSKQLDEISGEILRKEVEARGIQILFDTEISKVYGSERLESVKFRDGSSIRPDGIVFAVGTVPNLELAKDAGINCKSGILVNDFLQSSDPDIYAIGEVAEHSTGMYGTVAATEEQAEFAAWHMYGYKIGSYSGSMHSNLLKIPGLELVSLRLPDVPMDEAGPEYEEIVFFDKRKGRYKKCIIKGDRLVGAILVGDKSEFSEFKAMISSGIELGDKRDRLLTGSSPLKPPIGALVCSCNGVGKGNIEEEIRNGVCDLKTLSEKTGAGTGCGSCKPEIMKILRESGAVAPV; translated from the coding sequence GTGAATACAGAAAATGGATTTCGAAGCACCTGTTCTTACTGCGGAGTTGGATGCGGTGTATTGATTCAAAAAGAAAACGAGACCAGTTTTACAGTCCAAGGAGATCCGGATCATCCTGCAAATAAAGGAATGCTCTGCTCCAAAGGGATGAATTTGCACCATACTGTTTTGGATACGAGCGACAGGCTTTTGCATCCAATGGCAAGAAATCCTAAAACGGGAGAATTGCAAAAGACAGACTGGGATTCCGCGCTGGGAGAGATTGCTTCCCGTTTTAAAAATCTGATCAAAGAATATGGACCTGATTCTGTAGGCTTTTATGTTTCCGGACAATTATTGACGGAAGAATATTATGTGGTGAATAAACTCACCAAAGGTTTTTTAAATACAAATAATATAGATACGAACTCCAGACTTTGCATGAGTTCTGCGGTTGTAGGTTATAAAATGTCTTTAGGAGAGGACAGCGTTCCTATCTCTTATGATGATATAGAAATTGCAGATTGTTTTTTGATCGCGGGCGCTAATCCTGCATGGTGCCATCCAATCCTTTTTAGAAGGATAGAAGCTAGAAAAAGTTCAGACCCGAATGTTAAGATCATCGTGGTCGATCCTAGAAAAACAGAAAGTTGTGAGAATGCAGACTTACATCTTCAGATCATACCAGGTACCGATGTATTATTATTTAATGCAATTGCGAGAAGTCTGATAGAGACAAATTCCTTAGATCCTAATTTTATCAATTCGCATACAGAAGGTTTCGAAGATCTAAAAGAAAAAGTTTTTTCTATTAGCATGAAAGAATACGCGGACTCTTGCGGAGTTCCAGAAGAGTCAATTCGAGAAGCAGCAAGTCTGATCTCGAATTCCAAAGGATTTTTAACTCTTTGGGCAATGGGTTTAAACCAAAGTGTGGTTGGAGTAAATAAAAATTTAGCATTAATTAATTTGAATTTGATCACAGGTAAGATAGGTAAACCTGGATCCGGTCCATTCTCCTTAACAGGACAACCAAATGCTATGGGAGGAAGAGAAGTAGGCGGGCTATGTAACCTTCTGCCAGCTCATAGAAATCTTGCAGATGAAAATCATAGAAAGGAAGTCGCAGATTTTTGGGGAGTGGAATCTATTCGGGACAAGCCGGGATATTCAGCAACAGAGATGTTTGAAAATCTCAAAAACGGAAAGATGAAAGCGATTTGGATCGTTTGTACAAATCCCACAGTAAGTCTTCCGGATGCAAGGACAGTAGAGGCCGGACTTAGAAATGCGGAGTTAGTAGTCGTACAAGATATTTCAAATCGTCATGAGTCTATTCCATTTGCTCATTATGTTCTTCCTGCTGCGGGTTGGACAGAGAAACAAGGTACCATGACTAACTCAGATAGGAGAATAACGTATCTACCTAAAATTTTCAATCCTCCTGGAGATGCAAAGGCGGATACTTGGATATTAACAGAGTTTGCGGAGAAGATGGGATTTGGTCCTTCTTTCAATTATAAAAATGAAGAAGAAGTTTTTCTAGAACATTGTCTTCTTACTAAGGGTACAAATTTGGATATTGGAGGTCTGGATTATTCTATCTTACAAAAAAGAAGATCCGTGCAATGGCCTTTCCCTTCCAAAGATCATGAAGGAACTCCAAGATTATTTTCTGACGGAAAGTTTTATCGTCCAGGTGGAAAAGCAAAAATACATTCGGTAGACCCAGAAGATACCTCCGAAAAAACGAACGAGAACTTTCCTTTAATTCTTACCACTGGCAGGATCAGAGACCAATGGCATACAATGACCCGTACTGGAAAGGTAAGAAAACTCAAAGAACATAAAAAAGAACCTTATCTAGAAATCCATCCGATAGATGCAAAAGAAAGAGAGATTATAGAAGCTCAGATCGTAGAAGTTAAAAACGAAAGAGGAAGTGTTAGAGTCAGAGCTACGATCACAGAAAGTATCCGACAAGGTACTGTATTCTTGCCTATGCATTGGGGAAGAAAGAATGGAAACGATGAAGCAAGAGCAAATAATCTTACAAGCTCTAAGTTTGATCCATTCTCCAAACAACCTGGTTTTAAAATTTCAGCAGTAGAAGTTCTTCCATATAAAAAACCTAAGGAAAAAATTCTTATCATAGGTGGAGGAAACGGAACTCTTGCATTCCTCAGAAAGTTCAGAGCCATTTCTCCCGATGATGAGATCACAGTATTATGCAAAGAAGAGCATCCGTTTTATAATAGAATTTTATTGCCTGATCTGATCAGCGGTGATAAACAATTCTCCCAATTATCTGCGGTCAGCGAAGAAGAAATAGAATCCTGGAATATAGAAGTTAAGTCATCTATTTCTGTTTCAGAGATCCTTCCGGAAGGAAAGAAGGTCAGAGATACCCAAGGCAATTTATATTCTTATAATAAACTGATCATTGCTACAGGAAGTAGACCTTCTATCCCTAAATATATTCCAGAAAAGATGTTGGGGATTTTTAGTCTTCGTTCCAAAAACGATGCAGATCGAATCAAAGGTTTTTTCGTTCCGAACACTCATGCATTGATCGTAGGCGGGGGCTTACTCGGTTTAGAACTGGCAGCTGCATTAAGAACCTTGCATGTAAACGTAACTGTTCTTGTAAGAACGGATCGATTGATGTCCAAACAATTGGATGAGATCTCAGGGGAAATTTTAAGAAAAGAAGTAGAAGCAAGAGGAATTCAGATCTTATTCGATACTGAAATTTCTAAAGTGTATGGATCAGAAAGACTAGAAAGTGTTAAGTTCAGAGATGGTTCCAGCATTCGTCCGGATGGAATTGTATTTGCAGTCGGTACAGTGCCGAATTTAGAATTAGCTAAAGATGCAGGGATCAATTGTAAGTCTGGAATATTAGTGAACGACTTCTTACAATCAAGTGATCCGGATATTTACGCGATAGGAGAAGTCGCAGAACATTCTACTGGAATGTATGGAACTGTTGCTGCCACGGAAGAACAGGCCGAGTTTGCAGCATGGCATATGTATGGATATAAGATTGGTTCTTACTCAGGATCTATGCATTCAAATCTTTTGAAGATACCTGGTTTAGAATTAGTATCTTTGAGATTGCCTGATGTTCCAATGGATGAGGCAGGTCCTGAATACGAAGAGATCGTATTCTTTGATAAAAGAAAGGGCCGTTATAAAAAATGTATTATCAAAGGAGATCGTTTGGTAGGAGCGATCTTGGTAGGGGATAAGTCTGAGTTTTCAGAATTTAAGGCGATGATCTCTTCAGGTATCGAGTTAGGAGATAAGAGAGATAGACTTTTAACTGGATCTTCTCCGCTGAAACCTCCAATAGGGGCATTGGTATGTTCTTGTAATGGAGTAGGAAAGGGTAATATAGAAGAAGAGATCCGAAATGGAGTTTGTGATCTTAAAACACTTTCTGAAAAGACAGGGGCGGGGACAGGTTGTGGAAGTTGTAAACCTGAGATAATGAAAATTTTAAGAGAGTCCGGAGCGGTTGCCCCGGTTTAA
- a CDS encoding nucleoside-diphosphate kinase — protein sequence MARTFIMIKPDGVKNKHVGDILQRIEKEGFKILGLKYLKLSLEDAKQFYKVHSARPFYNDLCSYMSSGPIVAAALERDNAVQHWRDVIGATDPKEAAAGTIRALFAESKEANAVHGSDSDDNAALEISFFFKGNELF from the coding sequence ATGGCTAGAACATTTATCATGATCAAACCCGACGGAGTGAAAAACAAACATGTCGGCGATATCCTACAAAGAATCGAAAAAGAAGGATTCAAAATTTTAGGACTTAAATATCTTAAACTTTCTCTAGAAGACGCAAAACAATTCTATAAAGTGCATTCTGCTCGCCCTTTCTATAACGATCTTTGCAGCTATATGTCTTCTGGACCGATCGTTGCAGCTGCTTTAGAAAGAGATAATGCAGTTCAACATTGGAGAGACGTAATTGGAGCTACAGATCCTAAAGAAGCTGCTGCAGGCACTATCAGAGCACTATTTGCAGAAAGTAAAGAAGCAAATGCCGTGCACGGCTCTGACTCAGATGATAACGCTGCATTAGAGATCAGCTTCTTCTTTAAAGGAAACGAACTGTTCTAA
- the nirB gene encoding nitrite reductase large subunit NirB, whose translation MKRKLVILGNGMVGHRFAEKIAEYGGTEKFEVTILGEEPRRAYDRVHLSEYFTNRSADSLYLSPSDWYRTNGIRLLLSEPAISVDTVSRKVTTSAGTELPFDELVIATGSSAFVPNFEGVDKQGVFVYRTIEDLEKIMSYAKQVSKVAVLGGGLLGLEAAKAVLDMGKESHVVEFASRLMPRQLDEAASSVLKSKIESLGVRIHLNKETKQALGDSSFQGLEFVDGSVLDVEMLIVSAGIRPRDELAKNSGIEVGQRGGVIVDDELRTNVYGVYAIGEVALHKGMIYGLVAPGYEMAEILAYNLCSPGQKTKSYAGSDLSTKLKLIGVDVASFGDALGQTEHLPIAYTNPRTGVYKKLVLSPDGKKLKGGILVGDADAYSTLLTLYLNNVELPAEPESLIVGTPSEEGSAFGSLPDDAKICSCNNVSKGDLLGAIRSGACSDLKGLKECTKSGTGCGGCIPQMNSILKEELRAQGKVVTEHVCEHFKYSRQELFQIAKVKGIRSFEEMIRTHGMGNGCESCKPTVASIIASIYNEPIQKHREIQDTNDKYLANIQRGGTYSVVPRIPGGEITPDKLIVIGQIAKKYDLYCKITGGQRIDLLGARMDQLPDIWKDLVEEGFESGHAYGKAMRTVKSCVGSTWCRYGVQDSTAFAIRIEERYRGIRAPHKLKSAVSGCIRECAEARGKDFGIIATEKGWNLYVGGNGGVNPKHAILLAADLDEETCVKYIDRFMMFYIRTADKLVRTSAWLEQLEGGIEYLKDVIINDRLGINKMLEEEMDNLVGTYVCEWKDVVDDPEKQKRYKHFINSEDADPTIKFIEERGQKRPVDWPKKELVSN comes from the coding sequence ATGAAACGGAAGTTAGTAATTCTTGGAAATGGAATGGTGGGTCATAGATTCGCCGAAAAAATCGCTGAGTACGGTGGAACAGAAAAATTTGAAGTAACTATTTTAGGTGAAGAACCTAGAAGAGCTTACGATCGAGTTCATCTTTCCGAGTACTTTACAAATAGATCCGCAGATTCTCTTTATCTTTCTCCTTCCGATTGGTATAGAACCAATGGGATCCGCTTATTACTTTCTGAACCTGCGATCTCAGTTGATACAGTTTCTAGAAAAGTAACTACTTCTGCCGGAACTGAATTACCTTTTGATGAATTGGTAATTGCTACAGGTTCTTCTGCTTTTGTTCCCAATTTTGAAGGTGTAGATAAACAAGGAGTTTTTGTTTATCGTACAATTGAAGATCTAGAAAAGATCATGTCTTACGCTAAACAAGTTTCCAAAGTTGCTGTACTTGGTGGCGGTTTATTAGGTTTAGAAGCAGCTAAAGCAGTATTAGACATGGGAAAGGAAAGCCATGTAGTTGAATTCGCATCACGTTTGATGCCTAGGCAATTGGATGAGGCCGCTTCTTCCGTTCTAAAATCTAAGATAGAATCCTTAGGCGTTCGCATTCATTTAAACAAAGAAACCAAACAAGCATTAGGTGATTCTAGTTTCCAAGGTCTCGAATTCGTAGATGGTTCCGTTTTAGATGTGGAGATGTTGATTGTATCCGCAGGGATCCGGCCAAGAGATGAACTGGCAAAAAATTCTGGAATAGAGGTTGGACAAAGAGGCGGGGTAATCGTAGACGACGAGCTAAGAACAAATGTCTACGGAGTTTATGCAATCGGAGAAGTTGCACTTCATAAAGGAATGATCTACGGACTTGTGGCTCCAGGTTATGAAATGGCGGAAATACTCGCTTATAATCTTTGTAGTCCTGGACAAAAAACAAAATCTTATGCAGGTTCGGATCTTTCTACAAAACTTAAATTGATCGGAGTAGATGTTGCTTCTTTCGGAGATGCTTTAGGTCAAACGGAACATCTTCCTATCGCTTATACGAATCCACGCACTGGTGTGTATAAAAAATTAGTTCTTTCTCCTGATGGTAAAAAACTGAAAGGAGGAATACTTGTAGGAGATGCAGATGCATATTCTACCCTTCTCACTCTTTACTTAAATAACGTAGAACTTCCTGCTGAACCTGAATCCTTAATTGTAGGAACTCCATCAGAAGAAGGTTCTGCATTCGGGTCCCTTCCAGATGATGCAAAGATCTGTTCTTGTAATAACGTTTCTAAAGGGGATCTTTTAGGGGCGATCCGTTCAGGTGCTTGTTCTGATCTGAAAGGATTGAAAGAATGTACCAAATCTGGAACTGGTTGTGGTGGTTGTATCCCTCAGATGAATTCCATCCTGAAGGAAGAACTTCGCGCACAAGGTAAAGTGGTTACTGAACATGTATGTGAACATTTTAAATATTCAAGACAAGAGTTGTTCCAAATTGCAAAGGTAAAAGGTATCCGCAGTTTCGAAGAGATGATCCGCACTCACGGAATGGGAAATGGATGTGAGTCTTGTAAACCTACTGTGGCTTCTATCATCGCAAGTATTTACAACGAACCGATCCAAAAACACAGAGAGATCCAAGATACCAATGATAAGTATCTTGCAAACATCCAAAGAGGTGGAACTTACTCTGTTGTTCCTCGTATTCCTGGCGGAGAGATCACTCCAGATAAGTTAATCGTGATCGGTCAGATCGCGAAAAAGTATGATTTATACTGCAAGATCACTGGTGGTCAAAGGATAGATCTACTTGGTGCAAGAATGGATCAACTTCCTGATATCTGGAAAGATCTAGTAGAAGAAGGTTTCGAAAGCGGACATGCCTACGGTAAAGCGATGCGAACCGTTAAAAGTTGTGTGGGTTCCACATGGTGTAGATACGGAGTCCAAGATAGTACTGCATTTGCAATTCGTATCGAAGAAAGATATAGAGGGATCAGAGCTCCTCATAAATTAAAATCAGCAGTCTCTGGTTGTATCAGAGAATGTGCAGAAGCAAGAGGTAAAGACTTCGGTATCATCGCTACTGAAAAAGGTTGGAACCTGTATGTTGGCGGAAACGGAGGAGTGAATCCTAAACACGCGATCCTTCTCGCTGCTGATTTGGATGAAGAAACCTGCGTTAAATACATCGACAGGTTCATGATGTTCTATATTAGAACTGCGGATAAACTTGTAAGGACTTCTGCTTGGTTGGAACAATTAGAAGGCGGAATAGAATATCTGAAAGATGTGATCATCAATGACAGACTTGGTATCAACAAGATGTTAGAAGAAGAAATGGACAATCTTGTTGGAACCTATGTTTGCGAATGGAAAGATGTAGTAGATGATCCTGAAAAACAAAAAAGATATAAACATTTCATAAACAGCGAAGATGCCGACCCAACTATAAAATTCATCGAAGAAAGAGGACAAAAACGTCCAGTAGATTGGCCTAAAAAAGAATTGGTTTCGAACTAG